The DNA region CCCGCAATTGGCTGAGAAAAGGATTGGAAGCATATTTCACAATATTGATAGAAATCTTTTGGAGCAAAAAACGTATATTGGAAGTTTATCTTAATGTCATCGAAACCGGACCGGGTATTTACGGAGTTCACGAAGCTGCAAAACACTATTTTCATAAAACGCCGGAGATGCTAAATCAGAGCGAGGCAGCAGCACTTGCGGCATGTATACCTTCTCCTCTTAGGTGCAATCCTGCAAAGTTATCGTCTGCGAGCAGGCAGAGAAAATATTGGATTGAGAAACAAATGCGTTTACACGGAGGTATAAAATATATCCGTGAACATCTGCATTAATTCAACAACTCATTGTCAAGGGCCCATTTCACTAATGCCGCCGTGTTTTTGCATCCTGTTTTTTGCAGTATATTTCGACGGTGGGCGTCGATGGTCCTGCTTGATAAATTTAATTTTTCGGCAATCTCTTTATTGGTGTATCCTTCCAAAATATAACTTAATATTTCAATTTCTCGTTTTGTCAATGGGTGATTTGCAGATTCTTTGCTTTTGCTTTCCGTTTTTTTAATCATATTGATAAGAGCTTCTGATGCTTTTTTTGAAAGGTAGGTAGACCCGTTGATCACCGTGAGAATGCCTTCTTGTATCTCGCTTATTTCCGAATCTTTTAAAACATATCCCTTGGCACCTTTGCGAATCATTTCGGCAATCAAGGATTCGTCACTATGCATACTCAGACCTAAAATTTTTTGATTTGGTTTGATCTTAAGAATGGCTTCTGTCGCTTCTATTCCGTTCATCTCTGGCATGGTCACGTCCATCAAAATAATGTCGTATGAATTTTCTTTAACTTTTTTGACTGCTTCTTTACCATTGTGACATAGATCTACTTTTCCGGTAAAATCAAAACCTTCAATGAGATTTTTTAATCCTTGTGCCACTATGGCATGGTCATCTACCAACAACACTTTAATTTTGTTCATAATTATAAGTTTTTGTGTTAAACATTAATCTGAATTGAAAACCTTTGCCTCTACCGGAGGTTATCTTGAAGTGTCCCCCCAACGACAAACTACGTAAACGAATGTTTTTCAACCCAATCCCTTCTTTTGCATTTTTCATATCAAATCCCTTCCCATCGTCGCTGTATTCTAAAATTAAAAAATGATCCTCAGACGTCAGCTTTATATTTGCTTTTTTTGCTCCACTGTGCTTAACGGTGTTATGCAAAAGTTCCTGAATGATTCTGTATAAATTTAATTTTACCCGGTTGTCTT from Vicingaceae bacterium includes:
- a CDS encoding DNA-binding response regulator produces the protein MNKIKVLLVDDHAIVAQGLKNLIEGFDFTGKVDLCHNGKEAVKKVKENSYDIILMDVTMPEMNGIEATEAILKIKPNQKILGLSMHSDESLIAEMIRKGAKGYVLKDSEISEIQEGILTVINGSTYLSKKASEALINMIKKTESKSKESANHPLTKREIEILSYILEGYTNKEIAEKLNLSSRTIDAHRRNILQKTGCKNTAALVKWALDNELLN